The following coding sequences lie in one Spinacia oleracea cultivar Varoflay chromosome 1, BTI_SOV_V1, whole genome shotgun sequence genomic window:
- the LOC110775011 gene encoding chlorophyll a-b binding protein CP29.1, chloroplastic, with protein MASASASAAATSSFIGTRLTEVPSNSGKVTCRFGFGAKKVAKKAQPKSGFSTDRPLWYPGAKAPEYLDGSLVGDYGFDPFGLGKPAEYLQYDYDGLDQNLAKNLAGDIIGTRTESADVKSTSLQPYSEVFGLQRFRECELIHGRWAMLATLGALTVEGLTGITWQDAGKVELIEGSSYLGQPLPFSMTTLIWIEVLVIGYIEFQRNAELDTEKRLYPGGTFDPLGLASDPEKKPILQLAEIKHARLAMVGFLGFAVQAAVTGKGPLNNWVTHLSDPLHTTILDRFL; from the exons atggCCTCGGCTTCGGCCTCTGCCGCCGCTACCTCGTCTTTCATCGGGACCCGCCTTACAGAGGTGCCATCGAACTCAGGCAAGGTCACATGCCGGTTTGGGTTCGGAGCCAAGAAGGTGGCCAAGAAAGCCCAACCTAAATCAGGCTTTAGCACAGACCGGCCATTATGGTACCCTGGTGCCAAGGCCCCAGAATATTTAGATGGGAGTTTAGTTGGTGATTATGGGTTTGACCCATTTGGTCTTGGAAAGCCTGCAGAGTATTTGCAATATGACTATGATGGTTTGGACCAAAACTTGGCCAAGAACTTAGCTGGTGATATTATTGGAACACGAACAGAATCAGCGGATGTAAAGTCCACATCCCTGCAGCCATACAGTGAAGTTTTCGGACTTCAGAGGTTCAGGGAGTGTGAGCTGATCCATGGAAGATGGGCTATGTTGGCTACTCTTGGTGCTCTCACTGTTGAGGGGCTCACTGGTATCACTTGGCAAGATGCTGGCAAG GTGGAACTAATTGAAGGATCATCTTACCTTGGCCAACCACTTCCCTTTTCAATGACCACATTGATATGGATCGAGGTGTTGGTCATCGGATACATCGAGTTCCAGAGGAATGCAGAGCTTGACACAGAAAAGAGGCTTTACCCAGGTGGAACCTTCGACCCATTGGGCTTAGCATCTGACCCGGAAAAGAAGCCAATCCTTCAATTGGCAGAGATCAAGCATGCCAGGCTAGCTATGGTTGGTTTCCTTGGGTTTGCTGTACAAGCTGCTGTTACCGGTAAAGGTCCGCTAAACAACTGGGTGACCCATTTGAGCGACCCACTCCACACTACTATCTTGGACAGGTTCCTGTAG